Genomic window (Candidatus Omnitrophota bacterium):
GATACGCTTTGAATGTATTAAGGCAAAAAAGGTTGCTTTTTCGATTCAAAAGAAATCAGATTATCAAGCTCAGGGTGTCAAACAAACAGAAAAAGGAATAGAATTTTCTGTTCGATCACAAAAATTCTTTATCAAAACCTTTTCATCTTCTAACGTTTACAATGTTTTGTGTGCAATTATCATTGGCCAATTATTCAAAATCTCAATGAAGGAAATAAAAAAGAGCATTGTTTGTATGAACTCGCTAAAACAACGACAAAATTTCTATCGGACAAAAAAGAAATTCTGGATGATTGATGACACGTATAACGCAAACCCAATATCTGTAAAAGCTGCCATAGAATCTCTTTCTTGTTTTCCTGGAAAAGGAAGAAGAATTTTTGTTTTTGGGAATATGAATGAACTTGGGTTAAAGTCAAAATCTGCTCATGAATCTGTTGGTCGACAAGTTGCAAGAAGCAATATTGATTATTTTGTTACTGTTGGAGAGAAAGCCA
Coding sequences:
- a CDS encoding cyanophycin synthetase — encoded protein: IRFECIKAKKVAFSIQKKSDYQAQGVKQTEKGIEFSVRSQKFFIKTFSSSNVYNVLCAIIIGQLFKISMKEIKKSIVCMNSLKQRQNFYRTKKKFWMIDDTYNANPISVKAAIESLSCFPGKGRRIFVFGNMNELGLKSKSAHESVGRQVARSNIDYFVTVGEKAKISADALNSKTVKKESFFSCQSASKFLNAFIQPNDVILIKGSRGSHMEEIVQEIEQ